In a single window of the Octopus sinensis linkage group LG1, ASM634580v1, whole genome shotgun sequence genome:
- the LOC115226115 gene encoding zinc finger BED domain-containing protein 5-like encodes MHEKPDNIMKKIPLNNSTISRSIDKMANDVKRQLINILQCSEFSIQVDESTVVDNQCLMMVYVRYFSKELRPCEEMLFIEKLPLDSRAIFHTLKSFLFEHNIPLSNIHACASDGAPSIIGRY; translated from the coding sequence ATGCACGAAAAACCCGATAACATTATGAAGAAGATCCCACTTAATAATAGCACAATTTCTCGAAGCATCGATAAAATGGCTAACGATGTCAAACGTCAGCTGATTAATATTCTCCAGTGTTCTGAATTTTCTATACAAGTGGATGAGTCAACTGTTGTGGACAATCAATGTTTGATGATGGTATATGTTCGGTATTTCAGCAAAGAACTTCGACcttgtgaggaaatgctgttCATAGAGAAATTGCCTCTTGATTCAAGAGCTATTTTTCACACTCTGAAATCTTTCCTTTTTGAACATAATATCCCACTCAGTAATATTCATGCCTGTGCATCTGATGGAGCCCCTTCGATTATAGGAAGATACTGA